The Oreochromis niloticus isolate F11D_XX linkage group LG4, O_niloticus_UMD_NMBU, whole genome shotgun sequence DNA segment GCTGGGAGTCGGACTGGTTCAGCACAGTTCCGGTAGAGGCACGCAGGGAACTGTACAAGCTGTACGAACCTGACTTCAGGCTGTTTGGATACGAGAAACCAGACTCCCTCCTCAATGAGTGACTCGTGATTCTACTGAGCTGACGGAGCCACGCAGACaagatgtgttttgattttatttgtttgtttggtttttttttttaaattaaatgttgacCCCAACCACAGTGACACATCCCTCCTTGTTCTGGGTTGTGCAGATGTTTTCTCCAGTGTTGTTTATGCTAAACTCAACGTGAAAATGATTCGAGACACTCAACCTTCTGAGGAAGCACACTGAGTCGAAGCCATTATCAGTTATGTTAAGCACAGAGGTTAGACATGAACAAACAGATGAAGTGTGTTCAGTGTAGTCCTTAAAGAGGACCTATTGTGTTCTCTCCTTATTTTCTTTCATATATGTGCTGTTACATTGGTGGATGCTGATATGAAAcatggccaaagtttcaaaCCCTTTTCAAGCCCTAATGTTACAtttcaaactgtgttttttttttttcttcttttttctacaCTTGAATCTGAATGACATCAGTGGGAGCAGCTATTCCTAATGTTGGTTATCTCATAGCCAGCTACTCCACCCCTCTGCTGCTCGAACCTCCTGTCTACAAAGGGGAAaaccaatcagaagaagaaAGCTGACAGGTGAACGGAGGTGAACAGCAGATGAACTGAGGCTCTTCACCGAGgcccagttttttgtttttttttaaaactctgaaTCGTGCGTAGTTGTGGCAGTAATATGTCCCCTTTAATTCAAAACTCCATGCTGCGTGTGCTGCAGTCTCATCTTTGATGTCCCCTTCATGCCTGCCATTTGTGGTCACAGTTGTGTTGTGACTAACTGTGATGATCAGAGAGGCTTCTGTAGTGCGACGTTTGAAAGATCCCACCTCTGCGCGGGCACGGAAACCATGCTCGTTGTGATGCTAGCACGGCCGCAGCAGTTTGGGAAATTTTggcctgtttaaaaaaaaaagtctgttgcTTGATTAGTTTTAATTGTAGTTCCTTTAATTGTAGGTTGGCTAATTTATTTCACATTGTAAAAGTGCAACGTTTATATTAGCCATGAAAGGGATTTTTCTGTTAAATGCATACTAATGACAGTTCAGTTATACCTCATACACGGACTTGAAGAATATGTTCATGTTGCTAACTCTTAAAGAGAAAACCCTGCTGCTTTTTCACACCTGGAACATTTGCACAACCCATTAAATGATGCCAACAGAATTTATTCTGACAACATTTTAGCTGCTTGCTTTATTTTAGCAGTTTCAAAGCATGATGTAGCCTCATCGTACAGAAGCACAGCAGCTCCAGTAGGCAGCACAGCAGGCAGATTAGTGGGATTTGTCTCAGCTTgtcttttaaaatataaatcccCAGcgtgaggatttttttttttttttttgggtctTCATAGCTGTAGTTGTTCAAATGtgcctctgtgtatttaaacagTTTGTAAAGGGAACATTTTCGTTTGTTTCATGTTGTTGCCATCAACACTTGCTTGGTGTTTCCATGCACAGTGTGCAATTTTTAACACTGAATTATGCTGGGTAACCCTGAAGACTGCAACAGTGCCATAAAAGGCTGAGGGGGGTAACCGGGGGGGTGTGGACACCCAACTTTGTCAACATGATTGTGAACACGAGGCAACTTAGGaatttcaaattgataccataggtgatAACTGACCTCTtctaaggtcagaggtcaagttttctgaaaatcttgtgaatgtgataactgaAGAAGGATAGGTACATCTAataggaggctgaggggtagcatTGATAggcagtattttatttacatttttttttaaatctaaggGCAGAATTTTCATGGGATGCATTGTTTTTTGTAGCAAATGAGCTGAGCACATTATATGAAGCCAGCAAAACACAGTTTTCAGTTGTGCAATGCTACTGCACTGCTATGAGATGCATCGAGTTGGTTTGATGATAACATCAAAGTACAACTGTAACGTGTAATGAGGCTATACTCGGCGCTAGCTGAAAGGTGAAGGCATGAACATGGTTGGAGTCGGAGCTTTGCAGCATGAGGCTGGGTTAATTttaaggggggaaaaagtgCAAAGAGAAGACAGTGCCTTTGGTTGCAAAAGTttacacagcaaaaaaaaaaaaagtatttttgtaGGACTTAATTTTTACTTAAATCCAAATACAGTAAGAGCTGTATGAAGCCACAGCAAAGTATGCTCGACGTACTGGCCTGTGTTTCTCGTGTGCAATCAttatttgggggaaaaaaggaaacacaggagcCCTTTAGGAGAACTGTAAATGTCTTTATGTGTGAATTTGTATGAATTTGTTTCTCCAGTGTGCCTGTGTTTGGTTCAGACTGTATGTGAGGTCATGCTCTGTCCGACATTATTCTGCACGttcttatgtgtgtgtgcactcacAAACAAATACATACACACTGAGTCAGTGTCATTTCAAtgctttttggtttgttttgtgcaACTGTGGGGTGTtgtgttactgtaaaaaaacaaaataattaaaaatctaATGTCATCTCAACATCattgttctaaaaaaaaaagccggTTTGTATGAAgataatgggaaaaaaaaaactgcaaatccACCTTACtcgtttgtttttgtaaatcagtcatctttaaaaaaaaacacaaaaaaacttcTGTTCTTTGGTCCTTTTCTATGAGTGTCCACATTCATTCTGTTAACAatgatatttttcatttctgtgaaAGTGCAAAGAATTGACTTTATttattggcagaaataaaaaTCATGAATAAATGGGAGCCTTGAACACTTTGTTTGAACTGCAGTGCAAGAACCATAGCCTACTAAATCTCAACcgatgttaaaaacacaaaaaatgtcaTATTTGAACTTGATGGCACATTTTAGAAATAATCATGTAGCTGGAATTTAGAGAAATAACGTTGTGGGGCAGGAAAGATTAATCTGCTCTTCTTTAGTGTGATTATGTGCAATACTAACATTAATCTACCAGACGTAAAGCACAACTATCACTTGGAATGAGAGCTGAGAATCGTGGTGAAAAATACATGGCTTCTAAGAGAATAACAGGAAACCAGTGCAGCCCACAAAAATGTTAACAGGAAATGCTGACCATGTCTCAAGCGTGAACACTTCAGCTCGCCACTTGCTTTAGTTTGTTTATGCTTGTATATAATTGTGATTCATATCACAGGTGGGACAAAAATTCTAGTCATCAAGATTGGTCAGATACAACCGAATGCAGTTAAATATGAAGCACCTCTCATTTTATTCCTCAAGGTGTCAGTGTGGACAAGTTTATCACCATCTTCCAGTCATTTTGTCGCGGATGGCAGTGCTTCATCTGGGCACCGATATACTAGAGCAAACAGACATAATCATGGCTTTAATTCAAACTGAAAAGACAACATGTATACCTCAAACTCAGACATGGCTTAAACATGCTTCCAGACTATGCCCAGTTTTGTGAGGCAGGTAAGGTGCTGTGATTTAAGTGTGACTGGCTGGAAACCCATCATACCCTGACAATAAATCAACAAATCCAAGTTTAATGATGCAGGTTCGAGCTGAAGGACTGACCCTAGGGACACATTATGGTAATGTGAACAGGTGAATGGAAGAAAAATACTTTAGGTGagtagaaacaaatgaacagtAACCCTTTATCTgcttctttcatttattttatataactCATGTCAATCTGTGGGGACTGACATGAGTGGACATGAAATAAGAAGGGCTCACAGTCAGAATTACATTCGACATGTGTCCAAAAAGATGTTCTTATCATTATTGTTGCTATAAACAACATTCACTTTTTATTCCAGTCACGGAATAACCAAAGCTGGGTAAGGAGTGTTCACTGCTGTTAGATCATCAACGCCACTACCTTAAAGGTGgaacagactgtatataaaagatggatgtaaccGCCATGACGTCACCCATGATGAGTGATCATGCAGCAGGAGTTCAGTTAGCACCGTGTTTTAGCAAAAATCACTAACAGCAAATCTTCCCAGTGAATGTCATATAAAATGCTCCTGAAAACCAAATACAGAACATCGACTTCATCATCttttttataattttgtttttcttgttgaataaaaaatattgagCCTGCATCTTTGTAAAGTTATTGCTTTGTTTAATGCATCTAGTTTTACACATCAGGGGCAGGAGTGATGGATTATAAACCAAGACTTATTTGATATTTGATGGTTTAAAAACATGTCTGGGATTGAGAAACACAATGAAATTGCTTTGTGGGTTTAAAATGTTATATAAgtgcaaaccttttttttttcctgaaaggTTCATAAGAATATATTTACCTCTCTCATTTGGCAAATATGAAACTACAACTGCCAGCTTAGCTCAGCACAGTGGAAACAGTTTCCCCACCTTTAGGTAAGGGTAACACAATCTGCCCACAGTCACCTGTAAAGCTAACTGATGTGCGTGTTTCACATTTGTGAGAGCTAAGACTAAGCACCATCTCTTCCAGGCAGGTGTGGGtagtcatttttttccctttatgaGCACAGCTGAAAGTAATGAGGGTCTGTTTGATTGATGCTGGATCTGTGTATAAGAGTCGTTGGTGCAAGGAGGTGATGTGACTCATTGTCTTGGTTTTCCAAAGTCAGACTGACTTTGGTTTTGAGCCCCCGGCTGAAGAAGAGAAGGGCTTATGTTACACTCCTGTCAGAAGCTCAAAGCAGACCCTGCAACCTTATCCTGTGATACCTGTTAGAGTGGGAATCTAATCTAAACACAGATTTCAGGGCCTAGGCTATTGTTTGATGTATCctgttttaaatgattttattttgtccTCCCTGAGATAAAGATTTTTAAttcaagtttttctttttctattttttttttagagtcaTACAGAGCATTGCCCTTATAGATACCAATCTGGTCTGGTTTTAGGGTCACCAAaccctttctttctctttttttggttcTAGACCGgcgatgtcaaactcattttacaaaGTGAGCCACATACAGCCCGCTTTGACCTGTCAGAGCAGCCAAACTGtgtaaaatgatttaaaaatttaaagatAGTTCATTGCACACGCTATCCTGTAATTATATAAGATAAAATTGTTGTTAATTTAGTGTGGAGTTAGTGGAACCACAGGAACTTGtcctgtcatttaattgtttatctgttaGTTAAAAACTCTGGTGTTGTATGAATGGCAACAGGGGTGGGCAGTCTTTATTAATAAGAAAAGTTGTAAAACTTATggaaatacagttaaaagttaaATATGTATGCACTCCTTACATTTACTAAAGCCGTCCAGTGGGCCAGATTCAAGTCTTCGCTGGGCCGATTGTGGCCCcagggccttatgtttgactaGACAGTGGAAGCGCTGCAGAGAGCTGGTGTGGTTTTTCTCACTGCTTCTTGCATGCAGTGTAGTAGATCTAAGCGGCAGAGGCCACTTGAGACTTCTTGACAGATCTTGCTGCTTTTTGGTCTGCAGTGCAGTTGACGTGTGAACATGTGGTGATTGTTTTTCTATACTTACTGCAGAAAACACACTGCCCATTTTATTTAGTTAGGCCACTCACTGCTGTGCagtatttaaattatttaatatttaaatcattatttgttgattttgttaaatgttttgttttgttttcttaaatcAGTGACGACTTCATGTTTTCttaatattaatattgaaattttaacCCGAATCCGCGTGTTTGGCTCTTCTTGAACCTAAAAAGATTATAGTAGTATAAATTTATACTAGTGaaacaaatgttttaattttatactaTTAACAAAGTGTTATTGGGCCGCACACTGGCTCTGGTTTATCAAAGTTTTACAGTGTTGTGTGGATTTTTTTCAGCCCACCAGTGAAATCTGGTAAAGCTAGGAGTCTTTCTTATTATATAGACATTTTTATCATGTTGAATATGTGTTTATCTACAAGGACAGTTTTGTGGTAAATTGCTTTCGAGCTCGACCGTGTACAGTAATACTCAGCCAACTCATTCCCTCTCTTCACTGGGCTTGATGAGGTATCCACTGAACGTTATGTACATATCTACATCGTCACTGTAAATGgcgttctctctctccctcttgtaCAGACGGACCCACACCTCATCGCTCAGCTCCAGCTCCAGCATAAGGCTCTGACTCTGCATGATGGAGCGGTCGCTGGGCTGAGCGTACACAATCGCCCGCTCCGTGTCGTTCTGCATTATGTGGAGGTAGGTCTCCTTGAAGTTCCACGTGTGGATGTTGACGTTGAAGAAGTAGATCCCTGGGATGTGGCAGATGAATGTTCCCTTGAACATGTTGAAGTGGTCGTCGAGGTTAACGAAAACCGTGTCAAACACAAGCGTCTGATAGGAGTCAAGGCTGTGGAGGGATTTTCGACGGCCGACGGAGAAAGCGGAGTACTGGACTTTGCAGGGGTCTCCTGGGAGACCAGCCTGACCCTTAGAGCCTTTTGATCCCGCTGG contains these protein-coding regions:
- the c1qtnf6a gene encoding complement C1q tumor necrosis factor-related protein 1 yields the protein MSGILLLLLSLSCLVATVPPPVPCRHCCDHLEPAEGSGAQPRSYAPEVRTYINMTILKGDKGDRGERGTPGKAGLEGPPGSIGPAGSKGSKGQAGLPGDPCKVQYSAFSVGRRKSLHSLDSYQTLVFDTVFVNLDDHFNMFKGTFICHIPGIYFFNVNIHTWNFKETYLHIMQNDTERAIVYAQPSDRSIMQSQSLMLELELSDEVWVRLYKRERENAIYSDDVDMYITFSGYLIKPSEERE